The following coding sequences lie in one Primulina huaijiensis isolate GDHJ02 chromosome 2, ASM1229523v2, whole genome shotgun sequence genomic window:
- the LOC140968481 gene encoding probable protein phosphatase 2C 43, which produces MCSWLGTTVSTCLRPFSRYARMSKDDDEDLGGADDALLWSRDLERHSHGEFSIAMVQANEVIEDQSQVETGRNATFVGVYDGHGGPEASRYVCDHIFHHLLRLARENGKISEDVIRNAYSETENGFLTFVRRAYAIKPGIAAIGSCCLVGVIWDSTLFIANLGDSRAVMGYLDRSNKIAAEQLTRDHNASMEEVRKELRTLHPEDPQILVLKQGVWRVKGIIQVSRSIGDAYLKRSEFALDPSFPRFHLPEPLRRPVLRADPAISTRDLRRDDKFVIFASDGLWEHLTNQEAVEIVHNHPRPGVARRLLVSALRKAAKTREMPYNEIKKLDPGVRRHFHDDITVVVIFMDHEMLGNRNSPPRVSVRGFINADGPSSFNFQ; this is translated from the exons ATGTGTTCTTGGTTGGGAACAACAGTATCCACATGTCTGCGCCCGTTCAGTCGATATGCCCGTATGAGCAAGGATGATGATGAGGATTTGGGAGGTGCAGATGACGCACTTCTTTGGTCTAGAGATCTCGAAAGGCATTCGCATGGTGAGTTCTCAATTGCAATGGTTCAGGCTAATGAAGTTATCGAGGATCAGAGCCAGGTAGAGACAGGCAGAAATGCCACCTTTGTTGGTGTGTACGATGGCCATGGTGGCCCTGAGGCTTCAAGATACGTTTGTGATCACATCTTTCATCATCTACTTA GACTTGCTCGAGAAAATGGTAAAATTTCTGAAGATGTTATCAGGAATGCATATTCTGAAACAGAGAATGGTTTTCTAACTTTTGTCAGAAGAGCTTATGCAATCAAACCGGGAATTGCTGCAATCGGTTCTTGTTGTCTAGTTGGAGTTATCTGGGACAGTACATTATTTATCGCTAATCTGGGAGATTCGAGAGCTGTAATGGGTTACTTAGACAGATCAAACAAAATTGCTGCTGAGCAGCTGACAAGAGATCATAATGCTAGTATGGAGGAAGTTAGAAAAGAACTTAGAACTTTACATCCAGAAGATCCGCAAATCTTAGTTTTAAAGCAAGGTGTTTGGCGCGTCAAAGGCATTATACAG GTTTCAAGATCCATTGGCGATGCCTATCTGAAGCGATCAGAGTTTGCCCTGGATCCATCTTTTCCAAGATTTCACCTTCCTGAACCTCTTCGTCGTCCAGTTCTAAGAGCTGATCCGGCCATTTCTACAAGAGATTTACGACGTGACGACAAATTTGTCATTTTTGCTTCTGATGGTCTTTGGGAACACTTGACAAATCAGGAGGCTGTTGAGATTGTACACAACCACCCAAGGCCG GGTGTAGCTCGAAGACTTCTTGTATCAGCTTTGCGAAAGGCTGCTAAGACTAGGGAGATGCCGTATAATGAAATCAAGAAACTTGATCCCGGGGTCAGGAGACATTTTCATGACGATATTACCGTTGTCGTCATCTTCATGGACCACGAGATGTTGGGAAATAGAAACTCTCCACCTCGTGTCTCAGTACGAGGATTCATCAATGCTGATGGACCATCAAGTTTTAATTTTCAGTAA